In Pleurocapsa sp. PCC 7319, the following are encoded in one genomic region:
- a CDS encoding sodium:proton antiporter: MDTYIINLLLIGLLLLGVTLGSGWINRLPLSYALIYLVVGILVGSNGLGLISIRPDTQFLEKLTEFVVIVSVFGCGLQINRPLRVGEWQSTIRLIGLLMPISIFALAAISHYLLGMGWGAAVLLGAILAPTDPVLASAVQLTHVEDEDELRFALTSEGGLNDSLAFPFVYFGIYAFKDPNWDNWFKQWVGIDLIWAIASAIVMGIVVAKTIAWIDRTLQKRRSADDLMEDFVALSIILLTYALTELVNGYGFLAVFIAGLVVQRSYRQQDKRLAQLEFVEQIEKLLEITAIIILGTILLIEPMLKYAGQSLLVAVLLFLVIRPVGVWLATLGMNLIKKRRSLMGWFGIKGLGSIYYLTYALGKGITGETAEQLSWITFTVVVLSIVVHGVTAAPLMIWYERAKT; the protein is encoded by the coding sequence ATGGATACGTATATTATAAATCTGTTATTAATTGGCCTATTGTTATTGGGAGTAACTTTAGGTTCGGGATGGATTAATCGTCTACCTCTTTCTTATGCCCTAATTTATTTAGTAGTTGGAATTTTAGTTGGTTCTAATGGTTTGGGCTTGATTAGCATTAGACCAGACACCCAATTCTTAGAAAAATTGACTGAATTTGTGGTTATCGTTTCTGTATTTGGTTGCGGACTACAAATTAACCGTCCTCTCAGAGTTGGGGAATGGCAATCTACAATTAGACTGATTGGCTTATTGATGCCCATATCTATTTTTGCTTTAGCAGCGATCTCCCATTATCTTTTAGGTATGGGTTGGGGGGCAGCAGTGCTATTGGGTGCGATTCTTGCCCCTACAGACCCCGTTTTAGCTTCAGCAGTACAGCTTACTCACGTAGAAGATGAAGACGAGTTACGTTTTGCTTTGACTTCTGAAGGTGGTCTTAATGATTCTCTAGCTTTTCCTTTTGTCTATTTTGGTATTTATGCTTTTAAAGATCCGAACTGGGATAACTGGTTTAAGCAGTGGGTCGGCATCGATTTAATTTGGGCGATCGCGTCGGCTATTGTTATGGGTATTGTCGTGGCCAAAACTATAGCCTGGATTGATCGCACTTTACAGAAACGTCGTTCGGCAGACGATTTGATGGAAGATTTTGTAGCATTGAGTATTATTTTGTTAACTTACGCTCTAACAGAACTGGTCAATGGTTATGGTTTTTTAGCAGTATTTATCGCGGGCTTAGTAGTACAGCGTAGTTATCGCCAACAGGATAAAAGATTAGCACAATTAGAATTTGTCGAACAGATTGAGAAGCTCTTAGAAATAACGGCGATAATTATTCTAGGTACAATTTTATTAATTGAGCCGATGCTCAAATATGCGGGACAGTCCTTGTTAGTTGCAGTACTATTATTCCTGGTAATTCGTCCTGTAGGAGTTTGGTTAGCGACATTAGGAATGAATTTAATTAAAAAACGTCGCAGTTTAATGGGATGGTTTGGTATTAAAGGCTTAGGTTCGATCTACTATCTAACTTATGCTTTAGGTAAAGGAATAACAGGAGAAACAGCTGAACAGCTCTCTTGGATTACTTTTACAGTAGTGGTGTTATCAATCGTCGTTCATGGTGTGACTGCCGCTCCTTTAATGATTTGGTACGAAAGAGCCAAAACTTGA
- a CDS encoding caspase family protein, with product MTNINESKLYALLIGINYYESIQTYPQLYKNLGGCVRDIDLVDSYLRDTLGVPSEQIWKLTAPVEESNELSAFRAAQGNILPTYANIVNAFAEITAVANPGEQVYIHYSGHGGRAVTIYPELEGKHRQDEGIVPMDIGNADGRYLRDVEMATLLKRLNDKGCIVTVIFDSCHSGGATRGDCAIRGNENNLVDSTARNQDSLVAERQELLDNWRILTQVDPDLSGGWLPNKDYIFIAACRPTEYAYEYAVNGGQRNGALTYWMMDTLTSSTSVLTYKSLYSRIKGMIQSKFPQQLPMLIGDGDRLVFGDRREYKPYTVTVIKVAQDSQEITLDAGLVAGLSSGTRFAIYPVDVSDFSDKTQQIAIAELTDDIEADKSSAKILDAAAGGIEVKGKIEPGASAVMVAAPVDLIRKVRLFANKQAGDKEQDLPTNLVDKQTVALEKVRQALKGNGWVVEVKDGEEGHFQVAVARDSTYEICIGMPLENLRPALSIEDPDAPQKVCDRLVHLAKYQSVQALENSASKITEYLEFELLDRNKQAFADPNNIELKQGETVFLRLRNTFPQALNVAILDLEPTWEISQLPIQNIEASFFQLDRDQQIPDIELEFELPERVGYEEAKETLKVFATKGVANFQWLLLPSLDKDMQSKGNLNRELEQQAEQMRTRGETITINPLNDLLSTIGADIDEPPVITRKAKTKPNPNADWATQEIRLTVKR from the coding sequence ATGACAAACATAAATGAATCCAAACTTTATGCTTTGCTAATTGGAATTAACTACTACGAGTCGATCCAGACTTACCCTCAACTATATAAAAATTTGGGGGGATGTGTACGGGATATAGATCTTGTAGATAGCTATCTTCGGGATACCCTGGGAGTTCCTTCCGAACAGATCTGGAAACTTACGGCTCCGGTTGAAGAAAGCAATGAGTTATCGGCATTTAGAGCTGCTCAAGGAAATATACTCCCTACCTATGCCAATATTGTTAATGCTTTTGCAGAAATAACTGCGGTTGCTAATCCTGGAGAGCAAGTATACATTCACTACTCTGGACATGGTGGACGTGCAGTAACTATTTATCCCGAACTAGAGGGGAAACATCGACAAGACGAAGGGATTGTGCCGATGGATATTGGCAATGCCGATGGTCGCTACCTGCGAGATGTAGAGATGGCTACTTTGCTCAAACGTCTCAATGATAAAGGATGTATTGTGACGGTGATTTTTGACAGTTGTCATTCTGGGGGAGCTACCAGAGGTGATTGTGCCATTCGAGGTAATGAAAATAATTTGGTAGACAGTACAGCTAGAAACCAAGATAGTTTGGTTGCCGAACGACAAGAGTTATTGGATAACTGGCGCATTCTAACTCAAGTCGATCCCGATCTCTCTGGTGGCTGGCTACCAAATAAGGATTATATATTCATAGCTGCCTGTCGTCCTACAGAATATGCCTATGAGTATGCAGTGAATGGCGGACAACGCAATGGTGCATTGACTTATTGGATGATGGATACCCTAACTAGCAGTACTTCTGTCTTAACCTATAAATCGCTCTACAGTAGGATTAAGGGCATGATTCAGAGTAAGTTTCCTCAACAATTACCCATGTTGATTGGGGATGGTGATCGCCTGGTATTTGGAGATCGACGAGAATATAAACCCTATACCGTAACAGTAATTAAGGTGGCTCAAGATAGTCAAGAAATTACCCTGGATGCAGGCTTGGTAGCAGGTTTAAGTAGTGGTACTCGCTTTGCGATTTATCCCGTTGATGTGAGCGACTTTTCTGATAAAACCCAACAAATTGCGATCGCCGAACTGACGGACGATATTGAAGCGGATAAGTCATCCGCCAAAATTTTAGATGCCGCAGCAGGAGGAATTGAGGTTAAAGGTAAAATCGAACCTGGTGCTTCAGCAGTAATGGTTGCTGCACCTGTAGATTTGATTCGGAAAGTGCGTTTATTTGCTAACAAACAGGCAGGAGATAAAGAACAAGATTTACCCACAAATTTAGTAGATAAACAAACAGTAGCCTTAGAAAAAGTACGTCAAGCCTTAAAAGGTAATGGTTGGGTAGTGGAAGTCAAGGATGGAGAAGAAGGACACTTTCAGGTGGCTGTTGCCAGAGATAGCACGTATGAAATTTGTATAGGAATGCCCCTCGAAAACTTACGTCCAGCTTTAAGCATAGAAGATCCAGACGCTCCGCAAAAAGTGTGCGATCGCTTAGTTCATTTGGCTAAATACCAATCCGTGCAAGCTTTGGAGAATTCTGCCTCGAAAATAACTGAGTATTTAGAATTTGAGCTTTTAGATCGCAACAAGCAAGCTTTTGCCGATCCGAATAACATTGAACTGAAACAAGGAGAAACAGTATTTTTACGACTGAGAAATACTTTTCCTCAAGCTCTTAATGTTGCTATCTTAGATTTAGAGCCAACTTGGGAAATTTCCCAACTTCCAATTCAAAATATTGAAGCTTCTTTTTTCCAACTGGATCGCGATCAACAAATCCCTGATATTGAACTTGAATTTGAATTACCAGAAAGAGTAGGTTACGAAGAAGCCAAGGAAACTCTGAAGGTTTTTGCCACTAAAGGAGTTGCCAATTTTCAATGGTTGCTTCTTCCTTCTTTGGATAAAGATATGCAGTCAAAAGGCAATCTTAATAGAGAACTCGAACAACAAGCAGAGCAAATGAGAACAAGAGGTGAAACAATAACTATTAATCCTCTCAACGATCTTTTATCTACTATCGGAGCTGATATTGACGAGCCTCCAGTAATAACTAGAAAAGCCAAAACAAAACCAAATCCTAATGCTGATTGGGCAACCCAAGAGATACGACTAACTGTTAAACGTTAG
- a CDS encoding NACHT domain-containing protein, with protein sequence MKQILILTTNPRHDLKLNRETKDLINVIKRSINRSQFETQFGLAVPPEELHDVFLEHEPRIVHFCGLGTEEHDLILQNSSGEEQVVNPDTLSNLFDSLEKKVECVLLDGCYNEVIANAIAQHIKYVIGISQEIRDNAALDFAIGFYRALGWGKSIEESYMFGRNAIQIQIAKANTSRTRRSGVSRNFEALDAIEQVFIPNHLKPVLKQNQNLNLFPEELTSTVGNDAPDSSTQSNFPSKLIEALKKENRYKRYRAKVRGTWDNFGQANVIREAITEEERSQRKILLNKVRQFWIENFFPSASLANSAVDFDWKTSSYAVLSNFDGIGEIPAELDKSFEELQSTDILNQTAQGKILLILGELGSGKTFTLLELAKRLVYQTEQDLTKPIPVIFNISSWGQKEQSMEQWLIEKLKEIYQVPKTLSKSWMEQEQLILLLDGLDEIGTGLDDEKQTKELRNACVRDLNKFIATYNNTEIVISSRFKDYEALTERLRLSSAISIQTLSKQQVSDVVTTAGTSLTGLKKLLPEDQELEKFAQLPLNLNLMTRAYQDWSAKDLIKQLRSTKNRQQHLFDTYIKRMLLIRSGRLWHSDSAKYPQNKVIQWLSWLAQTMVHQSQTVFLIEKMQPSLLQSQDEKLSYQISNFLLGWLCFTLCLSLSFGWIPGLILGIFGGVITGLSTKITFFEQMSWSWQRAQSRIMDEVSFGLIFGLFFGLIFGLSDGLSFGLFFGIKEGLIFGLICGLICGLIFGLRSGLGSEEVEQKTIPNQGIWNSAKNAIIFGLIVGLIIGLIFGMSFGLREGLSFGLKEGFSLGGLVGLLVGGVSCIQHFNLRLILYHQDRMPWNYARFLDYAAERQILKKVGSGYIFYHHMLKEHLAHKNQVSSETASLTFRQTPQSFAQINTRIQDDSENIEQNVAQLSNTVENQNICSICNHDNPINGKFCIKCGNKLFEST encoded by the coding sequence ATGAAGCAAATTTTGATTTTAACCACAAATCCCAGGCATGATCTTAAGTTAAACCGAGAAACCAAAGACTTGATTAATGTCATCAAACGCTCTATAAACCGGTCGCAATTCGAGACCCAGTTTGGGTTGGCTGTACCTCCAGAAGAGTTACACGATGTATTTCTAGAGCATGAACCCAGAATTGTTCACTTTTGCGGATTGGGAACCGAGGAGCATGATTTGATACTCCAGAATAGTTCTGGCGAGGAACAAGTCGTTAATCCAGATACTTTATCTAATTTATTTGATTCTCTTGAGAAGAAGGTTGAGTGCGTTTTACTAGATGGTTGTTATAACGAAGTTATAGCTAATGCGATCGCTCAACATATCAAATATGTGATCGGTATTAGTCAGGAGATTAGAGATAATGCAGCTCTCGATTTTGCGATCGGATTTTATCGAGCTTTAGGCTGGGGAAAATCAATTGAGGAGTCTTACATGTTCGGTCGCAATGCGATTCAAATTCAGATTGCCAAGGCCAATACTTCACGTACACGTCGTTCTGGAGTCAGCCGTAATTTTGAGGCTTTAGATGCCATTGAGCAAGTTTTCATTCCCAACCATTTAAAACCAGTTCTGAAGCAGAATCAAAATCTTAATCTCTTCCCAGAGGAATTGACCTCGACTGTTGGCAATGACGCTCCAGACTCATCCACACAGTCCAATTTTCCCTCGAAGCTGATCGAAGCACTTAAAAAAGAAAATCGTTATAAGCGATATCGAGCCAAAGTCAGGGGAACTTGGGATAATTTTGGACAAGCTAATGTTATTCGCGAAGCTATAACCGAGGAAGAACGTAGTCAGCGTAAAATTCTATTAAATAAAGTCCGACAATTCTGGATCGAAAATTTTTTTCCGTCTGCTTCATTAGCTAATTCTGCTGTAGACTTCGATTGGAAAACTAGTTCCTATGCAGTACTTTCTAACTTTGATGGGATTGGAGAAATACCGGCAGAACTGGACAAGTCTTTTGAAGAACTACAATCAACAGATATCTTGAATCAAACAGCTCAAGGCAAAATTCTCTTAATTTTGGGAGAATTAGGTTCGGGCAAAACTTTTACTCTATTAGAATTAGCCAAACGTTTGGTCTACCAGACGGAACAAGATTTAACCAAGCCAATTCCTGTAATCTTCAACATATCTTCTTGGGGGCAAAAGGAACAATCGATGGAACAATGGTTAATCGAAAAACTAAAAGAAATATATCAAGTTCCCAAGACCTTGAGTAAATCTTGGATGGAACAGGAGCAATTGATTTTACTGCTGGATGGGTTAGATGAAATAGGGACAGGATTAGATGATGAAAAACAAACCAAAGAACTGCGCAATGCTTGTGTTCGGGATTTGAATAAATTTATCGCAACTTATAATAATACCGAAATCGTCATTTCTAGTCGGTTTAAAGACTATGAAGCCCTGACTGAACGCTTACGACTTAGTAGTGCTATTAGTATTCAGACCCTTTCAAAGCAACAAGTTTCTGATGTTGTTACCACAGCAGGTACTTCACTGACAGGCTTAAAGAAACTCTTGCCAGAGGATCAAGAACTGGAAAAATTTGCCCAACTTCCTCTAAACCTCAATTTAATGACTAGGGCTTATCAAGATTGGTCAGCAAAAGATTTAATTAAGCAGTTGCGTTCAACCAAAAATCGCCAACAACATTTATTTGATACTTATATCAAGCGAATGCTACTCATTAGATCGGGAAGATTATGGCATTCTGATTCGGCAAAATATCCTCAGAACAAAGTAATACAGTGGCTTAGTTGGTTAGCCCAAACAATGGTCCATCAATCACAAACAGTATTTTTAATCGAGAAAATGCAACCTAGCTTGCTTCAAAGTCAAGATGAAAAATTAAGCTATCAAATTAGTAATTTTCTATTGGGATGGCTATGTTTTACTCTGTGTCTTAGCTTAAGTTTCGGCTGGATACCGGGGTTAATTCTCGGAATTTTTGGCGGCGTAATTACCGGATTATCGACAAAAATCACCTTTTTTGAGCAAATGAGTTGGTCATGGCAAAGAGCTCAGTCTAGGATTATGGATGAAGTATCCTTTGGCTTAATTTTTGGGCTATTTTTTGGCTTAATTTTTGGACTTAGCGACGGGCTGAGTTTTGGACTTTTTTTTGGTATTAAAGAGGGATTAATATTTGGATTAATTTGCGGATTAATTTGCGGACTAATATTTGGACTCAGAAGTGGATTGGGTAGTGAAGAAGTCGAACAAAAAACTATTCCTAATCAGGGAATTTGGAATTCTGCCAAGAATGCCATTATTTTTGGGCTGATTGTCGGGCTGATTATCGGACTGATTTTTGGGATGAGTTTTGGCTTGAGGGAAGGTCTCAGTTTTGGGTTGAAAGAAGGTTTCAGTCTTGGAGGTCTTGTTGGGTTGCTCGTCGGTGGAGTTAGTTGCATCCAACACTTTAACCTGCGCTTAATTCTTTACCATCAAGATCGTATGCCTTGGAATTACGCTCGTTTCCTCGATTATGCTGCTGAGCGTCAAATATTGAAAAAGGTTGGTAGTGGCTACATTTTTTATCACCACATGTTGAAGGAACATCTTGCCCACAAAAACCAAGTATCTAGTGAAACCGCTTCCTTAACTTTCAGACAAACTCCACAATCATTCGCTCAGATTAACACAAGAATCCAGGATGATTCTGAAAATATTGAGCAGAATGTAGCTCAACTTTCAAATACAGTCGAAAATCAGAATATTTGTAGCATTTGTAATCATGATAATCCTATAAATGGCAAATTTTGTATTAAGTGTGGCAATAAATTATTTGAGTCAACTTAA
- a CDS encoding IS4 family transposase, producing MNQTKNSITEKCDFGDQRLTKRAMFIESRLSLKYGKPLSEIFERASDLKRAYEFFANPKTSLSSVCQPYHLQTAAQIKALPIVLAVGDTTYLDYKKILDKRAEYGPIGNGGNGLILHSTLALDADNGQPIGLLTEKLWHREHEEKGENLTKKQRKKKQAEARKRPIEEKESYKWIEALKEVEKLLKISVPEPTRPKIIHVFDREGDIAEVFAQVSKTSNTGLVVRAAHNRALEGENSYLWSWLPSQPIKMEVAIELAKTKQRTERIAVLAIRYAPIKLRSPARIKEPESFEVYGVYAVEIDPPEGCERVEWMILTTEPVTNEEQAQTILRWYTYRWRIEEYHKILKSGCKAESYRLSGNSMQVLLGFLTNIAAQLLKMTYLNRTEPEAPASSVLNEVQLEVLAAKGRKSVPVVDLTVAWAMQAVARLGGYLSHRKKSNIGITVLWRGFLELQSLCEGWQLRSHFKV from the coding sequence ATGAATCAGACCAAAAATTCAATAACGGAAAAATGCGACTTTGGAGATCAACGTTTAACCAAAAGGGCGATGTTCATCGAATCAAGATTATCGTTAAAATATGGCAAGCCACTCTCAGAGATTTTTGAGAGAGCAAGTGACCTGAAAAGAGCTTATGAATTCTTTGCCAATCCGAAAACTAGCTTAAGCAGTGTGTGCCAACCCTATCATCTTCAAACAGCAGCTCAGATTAAAGCACTCCCCATCGTATTAGCAGTGGGAGATACAACCTATCTCGATTACAAAAAAATCCTCGACAAAAGAGCCGAATATGGACCGATTGGCAATGGGGGAAATGGACTAATTCTACATAGCACCTTAGCCCTTGATGCCGACAATGGACAACCAATAGGATTACTAACAGAAAAACTGTGGCATCGAGAGCATGAAGAAAAAGGGGAAAATCTAACGAAGAAACAGAGGAAGAAAAAACAAGCAGAAGCCAGAAAACGCCCAATTGAAGAGAAAGAATCTTATAAATGGATAGAAGCTCTCAAAGAAGTCGAAAAACTCTTAAAAATCTCCGTTCCAGAGCCTACAAGGCCCAAAATTATCCATGTATTTGACCGAGAAGGGGACATTGCGGAAGTCTTTGCTCAAGTCAGTAAAACCTCAAATACAGGGTTAGTAGTAAGAGCAGCACATAATCGAGCACTTGAGGGAGAAAACAGTTATCTATGGTCATGGCTACCATCCCAACCGATCAAGATGGAAGTAGCGATAGAACTAGCCAAAACCAAACAGAGGACAGAGCGAATCGCAGTTTTGGCAATTAGATATGCACCTATTAAACTTCGTAGTCCCGCCAGAATTAAAGAACCAGAATCTTTTGAAGTTTATGGGGTTTATGCCGTAGAAATTGACCCCCCAGAGGGCTGTGAACGCGTAGAATGGATGATCTTGACTACAGAACCCGTTACAAATGAGGAACAGGCACAAACCATTTTACGGTGGTACACTTACCGTTGGCGAATTGAAGAATATCATAAAATTCTCAAGTCAGGATGTAAGGCGGAAAGCTATCGTCTATCTGGAAATAGTATGCAGGTATTATTAGGATTTTTAACAAATATTGCGGCACAATTGTTAAAAATGACTTATTTAAATCGAACCGAACCAGAAGCACCGGCATCTTCGGTTTTAAATGAGGTACAACTTGAGGTTTTAGCTGCCAAAGGAAGAAAATCAGTCCCCGTAGTAGATTTGACGGTAGCCTGGGCGATGCAAGCTGTAGCTCGTTTGGGCGGTTACTTGAGTCATCGAAAGAAAAGTAATATTGGTATTACCGTTTTATGGCGCGGATTTTTAGAATTGCAATCTTTGTGTGAAGGATGGCAATTACGCTCCCATTTTAAAGTTTAG
- a CDS encoding FAD-dependent oxidoreductase — MRRYKVSGSWIKSFISVYLGILVWEFSGLSAKAVSPPTIDRTEECELLVIGGGLSGVAASYEALLAGKTVCMTEITDWVGGQISAQGTSALDERTTQRSRLFFPRGYLEFRERIAKYYDQLNPGDCWVSESCFLPKDANELMWQQLKDAEAKGQGTLKWFPTTVVKDLEVQTIPGEGTGKQITSVVAIQHSPQNENLPLNTLPLSSTIEDAYTYEDSKVFSKETIQFVPQAKSDKTADWYVIEATETGEIVGLADVPYRLGVDPRSAFEPSSSSLTGDPYCTQGFTYTFAMEATEEAQEHQLPDFYSQHQNYYSYELERLADFGLVFTYRRIWSPKRGELEKFGGIEFTAPTPGDISMQNWTWGNDYRPGTAQDNLIYTREQLEELGQLNPGGWLGGLRTETLSKGEDHALGYFYWLVKGTTDSQLGDDVKKPHPNHRLLTGLDSPMGTAHGLSKYPYIREGRRIIGRVYPGYSQGFTVTEIDISRADYRDEHYSESLSPTTYRQLWKVVDGIDAISNKNMNLEEIKRRTRSTIYPDSVGIGHYAIDFHPCMNESPPEKAGNTEREGERQGGGQAYPFQIPLRAMIPQDLDNLIVTGKSIATSHIAAAAYRVHSFEWSSGAAAGVAASFSLDEEIMPYQLIDESFLKETKLQLLKKKLDQSGNPTAFPNTSIFNQDWEDWQ, encoded by the coding sequence ATGAGGAGGTATAAAGTGTCAGGGAGCTGGATAAAATCATTTATATCAGTATATTTGGGTATATTGGTCTGGGAGTTTTCAGGGTTATCGGCTAAAGCAGTTTCTCCCCCTACCATAGACCGAACCGAAGAATGTGAATTATTAGTAATTGGTGGCGGTTTATCAGGAGTGGCTGCTAGTTACGAGGCATTGCTAGCTGGAAAAACAGTCTGTATGACCGAAATTACTGACTGGGTAGGAGGACAGATTTCTGCTCAAGGTACTTCAGCATTAGATGAAAGAACTACACAACGCTCTCGTCTTTTCTTTCCTCGAGGTTATCTAGAATTTAGAGAACGGATCGCCAAATATTACGATCAACTTAATCCTGGTGATTGTTGGGTAAGTGAGTCCTGTTTTTTACCCAAAGATGCAAACGAGCTGATGTGGCAACAGCTTAAAGATGCTGAAGCTAAAGGACAGGGGACTTTGAAATGGTTTCCCACCACTGTAGTTAAAGATTTAGAAGTCCAAACTATTCCCGGTGAAGGAACAGGTAAACAAATTACTAGTGTCGTAGCGATTCAACATAGTCCTCAGAATGAAAACTTACCTCTAAATACCTTACCGTTATCTAGCACAATTGAAGATGCTTATACTTACGAAGACTCCAAAGTATTTAGTAAAGAAACAATTCAGTTTGTTCCTCAAGCAAAGTCAGATAAGACTGCGGACTGGTATGTGATCGAAGCTACTGAAACAGGAGAAATAGTTGGTCTAGCAGATGTTCCTTATCGTCTGGGAGTCGATCCTCGTTCCGCCTTTGAACCTTCTTCTTCTAGCCTGACAGGAGATCCTTATTGTACCCAAGGGTTTACCTATACCTTTGCTATGGAGGCAACTGAAGAAGCCCAAGAGCATCAGTTGCCTGATTTTTATAGTCAACACCAAAACTATTACAGTTATGAACTCGAAAGATTAGCCGATTTCGGCTTAGTCTTCACCTACCGTCGTATTTGGAGTCCTAAAAGAGGAGAATTAGAAAAATTTGGCGGAATCGAGTTTACAGCACCTACTCCTGGGGATATCTCGATGCAGAATTGGACTTGGGGCAATGATTATCGTCCAGGAACAGCCCAAGACAATTTAATTTATACTCGCGAACAACTAGAAGAATTAGGTCAACTTAACCCTGGGGGTTGGCTAGGGGGATTACGCACCGAAACTTTAAGTAAAGGCGAAGATCATGCTCTAGGTTATTTTTATTGGCTAGTCAAGGGCACAACGGATTCTCAGTTAGGAGATGACGTTAAAAAACCCCATCCCAATCACCGTTTATTAACAGGATTAGATTCTCCGATGGGTACAGCCCATGGTTTATCTAAATATCCTTATATTAGAGAGGGCAGGAGAATTATTGGCAGGGTTTACCCTGGCTATTCTCAGGGATTCACAGTAACTGAAATTGATATTTCTCGTGCTGACTATCGAGATGAGCATTATAGCGAAAGTCTTAGCCCGACTACCTATCGTCAATTATGGAAAGTGGTAGATGGGATAGATGCTATAAGTAATAAAAATATGAATCTTGAAGAGATTAAAAGACGAACTCGTTCTACTATTTATCCTGATTCTGTAGGAATTGGTCATTACGCGATCGATTTTCATCCCTGTATGAATGAAAGCCCTCCAGAGAAAGCAGGTAATACTGAACGAGAAGGAGAAAGACAGGGCGGAGGACAAGCTTATCCTTTTCAAATTCCTCTAAGGGCAATGATTCCTCAAGACCTTGATAATTTAATAGTGACGGGTAAAAGTATTGCTACTAGTCATATTGCTGCTGCTGCTTATCGAGTACATTCTTTTGAGTGGTCTTCGGGTGCTGCTGCTGGTGTTGCGGCAAGCTTCAGTTTAGATGAAGAAATTATGCCCTACCAGTTAATAGACGAATCATTTTTGAAAGAGACAAAGTTGCAATTATTGAAAAAAAAGCTGGATCAAAGTGGCAATCCCACAGCATTTCCTAATACTTCAATTTTTAATCAGGATTGGGAGGATTGGCAATAA